From the Pirellulales bacterium genome, the window AGATGGCGCGGACGATTGAATTCGGTAGGTCGGCTGTGTGCGGAAAGGCAACCCGTTCGACGGAATCACATACGACGGCGACGTGAACTGTGGCATCTGGTTGGACGAAATCGGAGCCGGCATCAGCGACGTTGTCGGCAGCGAAGTTGACGGCAGCGAACCGGTCGGCAGCGACATTAGTGGAATGGAGCCGGATGGCGCCCCTGCGGCCGGGCCCGGCAGCGGCGGATCGATCGTCGGCGAGAGCGTCGTCGTCGGAGCGGGCATCAGGCCGCTGGCGCAGCCGCACGGTTCGACCGGGATCTTTAGCACGACCATTCGCGGCACGCGGCACGTGTAGGTCACCGGCACCCGCTTTTCGATCACCTGCGGCACCTGCACCGTTTCTTGCACGGCCACCATCCGGCACTGCTGCACCGGTATCTGCTCGACGTGTTCCTCGGTCACCAGCCGGCATGTGACCACCGGCACCTTGCGAACCTGCTCTTCGGTCACCATCCGGCACACTTGGACCGGCACTTTTTGGTCGACATGCTCGACCACCGCCTTGCAGACCGTAATTGGCACCCGGCGCTCTTGCGTTTCGACAACCATCCGGCAGACCTGCACCGGCACCTTCTGCACCACCTCTTGATCCACGTAGCGGCACGTTTGCACCGGCACCTTGCGCGTCATCACCTTCTGCACATACGAAGTGGTCGCCACCTGCTGGGCCACGATATTCGGCTGCCAACTGCGGGCGACCTCGGCACGCGACGGGCCCGGCACCTGCTCCCAATACAGGCCGGCCCGATGCGGCGTCGGCAAACCCGTCGCCGGATCGACGCCGCAGCCCCCCGACTCCCACCGTAGCCGCCACCTCGGCCGCCCCGGCACGCACACGGGCGTCTCGACAACGCAGCCCTGATCGACATAGCGGGTCGTGTAGTTGACCACCGGCTGGCAAACCGTGTAGCACTCGTCGCGCTCCGAAGTCTCGATGATCGGCCGGCGAACCAGGTAGCGATTCTCGCGCTCCTGCGTTTCCATCACGGGCCGGGCGACCTGATACTGTTGCACCTGTTCGACGATCTCGGTCACATTCCGCACACGGTCGTAGCTGGCATCGCGCATTTGGGTTTCGAAGATTGGCCGCTGTACGGTGTAGTGCTCTTCGCGCTCGGCGGTTTCTTGCACGGGCCGGCTGACGGTGAACCGCCGCTCGTGCATCTGCGTCTCATAGACCGGGCGATAGGTGGTGATCACCTCGGGCCGGCAAACCGTTTCCTGCTCGATGCGGTAGGCGGTGTGCTGCACTTCATCGAAGACGGTCTTATATTCGATGCGATACTCCTGGCAGCACGATGCGCCGCGCTGGGCCAGACAGGCGGTGGCCGAAAACCAACCGCAGATGATCGCAATGCAAAAGGCAATGTTCGATTTCATTGGATTCCTCAATCCGCCGGGACACAAGCCGCAACACTAGCCCGAAGCGTTAGCGAGGACGCGCCGCGTTGGCGGGTTCCACCTCGCGGACACTTGAGGCCCGGCCATTTCTCAAAATACGGGGACCGAAGCGAAAAGTCGCGCGGAGGATGCACCATCTGTCACAAATCCCTCGCCAACGCTTCAGGCTAATATGTGTGCTCGCGGTCTGTCGAAAAGCGTTTTTTCGCCGGGCGCACAATCGGCCCACATGAATGTGCTAGATGAAATGCGGAGGGGCAAATCGGAAATCCAGCCGCACCAAGCCCGCCATATCGCAAGCGAAATCGCAGGACTGGGTTACGGTCGAAAAAATTCTTTGAAGTTCTGCTCGATTTTCGCCGATGGCCGATTTTCGCTAAGCGACATAACTCGCGTTTTGCGAATCGCTTGCGATCAGAGATTGCCCGACCCGCAAAGCTTTACATTCGGGAAGCGGCAAGCGGCGTTGTCGTTTGCTGGCCAACCTACAATTGGGCATCCGCGACTGCGCCGCGGCCGGTGTACCCCGCCGCTCCGCGGCGGATTGGCCGCCGAGTTCCGCCTCGCTCCATCCTTGCTAGCGCTTCGGGCTAACTGCCCATCGTCACTCGCCCCTAGCCCCTCGCCTCTTTCTCTGCGATATTTCATTCGATGGCCGCCCCCGTGCAAAACGCATCCCGATCTCGGCTCGAAGAGCCGCTCGCCAAGCGAATTTTGATCTTGGACGGGGCGATGGGCACGATGGTCCATGCCCGGAAGTTCAAAGAAGCCGATTTCCGGGGCCGCCAGTTTGCCGCCCACCCGCGCGATCTGCAAAACCTGATCGATGTGCTGTCGATCACCCAGCCCGACGCGATTCTCGATATCCACCGGCAATATCTCGAAGCCGGGGCCGACATTATCGAGACGAACACGTTCGGCTCGACGAGCGTGGCGATGGCCGATTTCGGGCTCGAGTCGCACGTGCGCGAAGTGAATCTGGCCGGATGCGAACTGGCCCGTGCCGCCGCCGACGAAATGACCCGCCGCACGCCCGATCGGCCGCGGTTCGTCGCCGGTTCGATCGGCCCGACGAATAAGCAACTTTCGATTGCCGGCAATGTCGCCGACCCGGCCCATCGCACGGCCACATTCGACCAAATGGTGGCGACCTACTACGAGCAGGTCGATGCGCTCGTCGCCGGCGGCGTCGATCTCCTGCTGACCGAGACGGCCTTCGACACGCTGGTGCTCAAAGCGTGCCTGTTCGCGATCGATAAATATTTTGCCGACCACGGCGGTCGGCTGCCGGTGATGGCGTCGTTCACGGTGTTCGACGGCGGCCGCACCCTTTCGGCCCAGACGGTCGAAGCCTGCTGGATTTCGGTCTCGCATGCCGAGCTTTTCAGCATCGGCATCAATTGCGCCCTGGGGCCGGAAAAGCTGCGGCCGTTTATCGAAGAACTGTCCAACGTCGCGCCGATCTACGTGAGCTGTTATCCGAACGCGGGCTTGCCGAACGCATTCGGCGAATTCGACGAAACGCCGGCGATGATGGCCCGCACGCTCGGCGAATTCGCCGCCAACGGCTGGCTGAATTTCGTCGGCGGCTGCTGCGGCTCGACCCCGGCTCATATCCGCGCAATCGCCGCCGCCGTGGCGGATAAAGCGCCGCGAAAGATTCCGGCGATCGAACCCCTTACCCGCCTCAGCGGCCTCGAACCGCTCATCATCCGTCCGGAAAGCAATTTCCTCACGATCGGCGAACGGACCAACATCACCGGTTCGAAAAAATTCTCGCGGCTGATCCTCGCCGACAAATTCGAGGAAGCCGTCGCCGTCGCCCGGCAACAGGTCGAAGCCGGGGCCAACGTCATCGACGTCAACATGGATGAAGCCCTGTTGGACGGCGAAGCGGCCATGACGCGGTTTCTGAATCTCATCGCCGCCGAGCCGGAAGTCGCCCGTGTGCCGATCATGGTCGACAGCTCGAAATGGTCGGTCATCGAGGCCGGGCTGAAGTGCGTCCAAGGCAAGGGAATCGTCAATTCGATCAGCCTTAAAGCCGGCGAAGAATCGTTTCTCGAGCAAGCCCGATTGGTGCGCCGCTACGGCGCCGCGGTGGTGGTGATGGCCTTCGACGAGCAAGGCCAGGCCACGGGCATCGACGACCGGGTGAGCATCTGCCATCGGGCTTATCGACTGCTGACCGAGCAAGTCGGCATGCCGCCGAGCGACATCATCTTCGACCCGAACATTCTCACGGTCGCCACCGGCATCGAAGAACACAATCGCTACGCGATCAACTTTTTCGAGGCGACGCGGCGAATCAAGCATGTTTGCCCCGGCGTAAAGATCTCCGGCGGCGTGAGCAATGTCTCGTTCTCCTTCCGCGGCAACGAGGTCGTGCGCGAGGCGATGCATTCCGCGTTTCTCTACCATGCCATTCGCGCCGGAATGGATATGGGGATCGTCAATGCGGGGCAGTTGGCCGTTTATGAACAGGTTCCGCCCGAATTGCTCGAGGCGGTGGAAGACGTGCTATTCGATCGCCGCCCTGATGCAACCGAACGGCTCGTCGCATTGGCCGAGCGCTACAAGCGGCAAGGGGGTCCCGCGGCGGAAGCCGAATCCGCATGGCGCAGCGGCACGGTCGAAGAACGCTTGAGTCACGCTCTGGTGAAAGGCATCGTCGAACATATCGACGCCGACGTCGAAGAAGCGCGCCAAAAATATCCGAGCGGCTTGTCGATCATCGAAGGCCCGCTCATGGCCGGCATGCAGGTGGTCGGCGATTTGTTCGGGGCCGGCAAGATGTTTTTGCCGCAAGTGGTGAAAAGCGCGCGAGTGATGAAGAAAGCCGTCGCCTATCTGCTGCCGTTCATGGAGGCGGAAAAAGCCCGCGCCGGCGGCGAAGAAAAGCCGCGCGGCAAGATCGTCGTCGCCACCGTCAAAGGCGACGTGCACGATATCGGCAAGAACATCGTCGGCGTGGTGCTCGGCTGCAACGGCTATCGGGTGGTCGATCTGGGCGTGATGGTGCCCTGCGAAAAGATTCTGGACGCTGCGATCGCCGAGCGGGCCGATATCGTCGGCCTCAGCGGGCTGATCACGCCCAGTCTGGACGAAATGGTGCACGTCGCCCGCGAAATGCAGCGCCGCGAGTTTTCCGTGCCGCTGTTGATCGGCGGCGCCACGACCAGCGCGAAACACACGGCCGTGAAAATCGCCCCGGCGTATCGACATGAAACCGTTTTCGTTCCCGACGCTTCTCGGGCCGCCGGCGTCGTCGAGCAATTGCTCAATCCCGATTCGCGCCGCGCGCTAGACACGCGCAATCGCCGCCTGCAGGCCGAGCTTGTCGAGTCGTATCACCAGCGGCAGTCGGTCCGTTTGGCGCCCTATCACGATGCGCTCGAGCGGCGATTCAAGACCGATTGGGCGACCGTGCGGATCGACGTTCCGGCGTTTCTCGGCCGCCGCGTGCTCGACGATTTCCCGCTCGCGCGGATCGCCGAATATATCGATTGGTCGCCGTATTTCATGGCCTGGGAGATGAAAGGAAAATATCCGGCAATCTTCTCCGATCCCGTGGCGGGGGCGGAAGCGAAGCGGCTATTCGACGATGCCGAGCGACTGTTGCAACGCATCCTCCGCGAGCGGCGGCTAACGGCCCGCGGCGTGTATGGCTTTTGGCCGGCGAATTCCGAAGGCGACGACATCGTGCTATTCACCGACGAATCGCGATCGGCCGAGCTGACGCGCTTCCACACGCTCCGCCAGCAATGGGAGCGCAAGGGCCAAGCGACGTTTTATTCGCTCGCCGATTTCATCGCCCCGCGCGAAAGCGGCCGGGCCGATTACCTCGGCGCCTTCGCCGTCACCACCGGCATCGGCTGCGACGCATTGGTTCGCGAGTTCGAAACGGATCACGACGATTATCAGGCCATTTCCACGAAGGCGCTGGCCGACCGCTTGGCCGAGGCATTTGCCGAACTTCTGCATCAGCAAGCCCGCGCCGACTGGGGCTACGGCCGCGACGAGCATCTTTCGCCGCTGGATCTGATCGCCGAGAAATATCGAGGCATTCGCCCTGCACCGGGCTATCCGGCCTGCCCCGATCACACCGAGAAGCAAATCCTGTTCGACCTGTTAGAAGCCGAGAAATCTGCCGACATCCATCTCACCGAGCACTTCGCCATGCTGCCCGCGGCGAGCGTCAGCGGCCTGTATTTCGCGCATCCCGAAAGCCGCTATTTCGCGGTCGACCGCCTCACGCGCGATCAGGTCGAGCAGTATGCGAAACGCAAGCGGATGACGCTCGCCGAGGTCGAACGATGGCTGGCCCCGAATCTGGGCTACGAACCGACCGGCGGCTAGCCCGGATGATTTTTCAAAGTGCCACACTAGCCCGAAGCGTAAGCGAGGATAGCCCGAAGCGCAAGCACGGTTAGCCCGAAGCGCATGCACGGTTAGCCCGAAGCGCAAGCGAGGGAGCGACTAAGACATGCCCGCGAACGCTTCGGGCTATCTCGCAGCGTGTCTCAAATTCCCAGCACTATAAGCGGACCAGGCTAGCCGCCGGAAAACCGAGAGCGAGTGGTTCGCAAAAGCGCGGCGTAGCGGAACCAAGGTCATTCTCAATCGTCGCGCTCGTTTGCATTCGCTGCCGCCTGGCTCAGCTTCAGGCCGACCAATTGGGCGACGACGACGGCCATGTAGAACTGCCCGAAGACGGCTTCCAGCCACGTCAGCGACGACGCGGTTTGCGAGATGGGAACGACCTTCGCGTCGCCCTCGCAGGTGAGCGTGACAAAGCTGAAATTGTCGAATAAATGCCGCCGTGCAGTTTGGTCTTTCAGCTGCCAGGCCACCTCGCTTTTCACTTGAAAGGCGTTGGGCGAAATGGCGTCGGCCAGATTGTAAGCGTTGCCCCATGCCAGGCCGGTAAGCAAATATCCGCACACGACGCCGAGCAGATCGTCGGTGCGAAATTGTTTGGGCTGAAAGATGCCCCGCAGAACAACCGTCACCGCGAAGCCGAGGAACAGCGCTCCCGCCGCCCGGTCGACGATCAACAGAACCGTGTTGTTCGGACTGACTGCGTGCGCAAACCAATGAACGCAAATCATGGGCGCGGCCAGCAGCAAGGCCACCGTCCTTGTCGAACGGCGCTCGAAGACGACAAAGAAAATCACTGCCGTAACGGCGGTTAGCAGTAGGTCGAACACGACCAATCCCGCCGTTCCACGCTGTGCGATCGGTTGGGCGAAGATCAACGCCAGCAGCGTCGCCAATAGCGTCAGATGCTTCCACTCTCGCAGCAAAGACAAGATGCGAAGCACTCGAAAGTCTCCTCGTGAATGTAGCAGGCACATTCCATGTGCCGTCGGCCGTGCTCTTGTGCGCGTGTGCCACTGGCTTCGCCAGTGCTGCCGGGCGAATCAATTGTCTATTCACACCGGCACGGCCGGCGGCGCTCTTCCAGCCGCGGACGGCACACGGAGTGTGCCTGCTACGTTGGCGGCCGACTCCGCGTCGCTGGCTTTGCAAGCTGGATCTTCCCGCCGTGTGCCACTGGCTTCGCCAGTGCTGCCGGGCGAATCAATTGCCTATTCACACCGGCAGGGCCGGCGGCGCTCTTCCAGCCGCGGACGGCACACGGAGTGTGCCTGCTACGTTGGCGGCCGACTCCGCGTCGCTGGCTTCGCAAGCTGGATCTTCCCGCCGTGTGCCACTGGCTTCGCCAGTGCTGCCGGGCGAATCAATTGTCTATTCACACTGGCAGGCCAGCGGCGCTCTTCCAGCGCAGACGGCCCACGGGATGTGCCTGCTACTATCGCATCGGCGTGGCGGGCACGGTCGGCACGGCGGCCATCTGGGGAACGCTCTGCGGCACTGCCGGCGCAAGCGTCGGCACTCCCACCGGAACGCCCCAGGGCACCCCCACGCCTGATCCTTGCAACGCCGCAACTCGCGATTGCACGTCCGGCTGAAATTGGTTGTATTGCAGCGAACGCTCGTAAATCGCGAGCGCCTGAGTGCGATCGCCCGCGTCTTCCCTGAGCTTTCCGAGGGCCGCCAGCGCCCGCGGATTGTTCGGCTGCAGCGCGAGGGCTTCTTGCAAATGCACCTGCGCGATATCCGGCTTGCCAAATTCTTCATACAACCGGGCCAACTCGATGCGTGGTTCCGGCGAGGCCGGATTGCGGGCGGTCCAGCTTTGCAATACCGCGAACGCTTCGGTCGGACGCTTCTCTTCGACATACAGCACCGCCAAGCCGCGATTGCAATCGACGTGGTCGGGATTCATGTCGAGCGCCAAGCGGTAAAACTGCTCGGCCTGCTGCGAATAGCCGGTATTGTGCGTCAGATTGCCGAGGCGTTGGTAGGTGGCGCCGAGGTTGTAGTAGCTATCGGAATCGCCCGGATCGCTTTGAACCGCAAGTTGAAATTGCTCGATGGCGGCGCCGTAATTGCCTTGCTCGTAGAGATCGACGCCGGTGACATTCTGCGAGCGGGAAACCCATTCGCAGCCCGTCGTGGCAACGATCGCCAGCGCGGCCGCGAGCGAAAGGAGCGGCGGCAATCGCTGCGCCGGGCGCGGCAAGGTCGGAATCGCGTCCACGTTTTAGCCTCCAAACTCGACGTGTCGTGCTTGGCCGAAAGGCCCGGCAGCGCATTGGCTGCGCCGGCAAGGGAGAAAAGTGGCGGAAGAATAGCCGCCGCCCGGGCCCGGGGCAAGATCAGAAAACTGCGGTCGAGGAATGCTATCTCACGATGAACAGCATGCAAGCAAAGCTTCTTCCCCCCATTGGGCATCGTCGCGCCAGCGAAGGCCAGGGGCGACGGCACTCGTTCCATCGACGGATGCCAGTTCGAGGGCGACCGATCGACCTCAGATCAGCGCCGCGCGGGCGTGCCCGGCAAGCAGCAGTCAAGGGGACAGATGTCGTGGCTGGGACCGAATGTGCCGAGGGCCGGGCGCTCCGCGCCCGGGGTCATTCGCTCGACGAGCAGTTCGCGAATCATGCGGATGAAGCGCGGATGTGTGCCGACAGTTGCCGCGCGCTGCATGCTCAGGCCAAGTTCCCGGGATTTTTGTT encodes:
- a CDS encoding tetratricopeptide repeat protein, yielding MDAIPTLPRPAQRLPPLLSLAAALAIVATTGCEWVSRSQNVTGVDLYEQGNYGAAIEQFQLAVQSDPGDSDSYYNLGATYQRLGNLTHNTGYSQQAEQFYRLALDMNPDHVDCNRGLAVLYVEEKRPTEAFAVLQSWTARNPASPEPRIELARLYEEFGKPDIAQVHLQEALALQPNNPRALAALGKLREDAGDRTQALAIYERSLQYNQFQPDVQSRVAALQGSGVGVPWGVPVGVPTLAPAVPQSVPQMAAVPTVPATPMR
- the metH gene encoding methionine synthase, with translation MAAPVQNASRSRLEEPLAKRILILDGAMGTMVHARKFKEADFRGRQFAAHPRDLQNLIDVLSITQPDAILDIHRQYLEAGADIIETNTFGSTSVAMADFGLESHVREVNLAGCELARAAADEMTRRTPDRPRFVAGSIGPTNKQLSIAGNVADPAHRTATFDQMVATYYEQVDALVAGGVDLLLTETAFDTLVLKACLFAIDKYFADHGGRLPVMASFTVFDGGRTLSAQTVEACWISVSHAELFSIGINCALGPEKLRPFIEELSNVAPIYVSCYPNAGLPNAFGEFDETPAMMARTLGEFAANGWLNFVGGCCGSTPAHIRAIAAAVADKAPRKIPAIEPLTRLSGLEPLIIRPESNFLTIGERTNITGSKKFSRLILADKFEEAVAVARQQVEAGANVIDVNMDEALLDGEAAMTRFLNLIAAEPEVARVPIMVDSSKWSVIEAGLKCVQGKGIVNSISLKAGEESFLEQARLVRRYGAAVVVMAFDEQGQATGIDDRVSICHRAYRLLTEQVGMPPSDIIFDPNILTVATGIEEHNRYAINFFEATRRIKHVCPGVKISGGVSNVSFSFRGNEVVREAMHSAFLYHAIRAGMDMGIVNAGQLAVYEQVPPELLEAVEDVLFDRRPDATERLVALAERYKRQGGPAAEAESAWRSGTVEERLSHALVKGIVEHIDADVEEARQKYPSGLSIIEGPLMAGMQVVGDLFGAGKMFLPQVVKSARVMKKAVAYLLPFMEAEKARAGGEEKPRGKIVVATVKGDVHDIGKNIVGVVLGCNGYRVVDLGVMVPCEKILDAAIAERADIVGLSGLITPSLDEMVHVAREMQRREFSVPLLIGGATTSAKHTAVKIAPAYRHETVFVPDASRAAGVVEQLLNPDSRRALDTRNRRLQAELVESYHQRQSVRLAPYHDALERRFKTDWATVRIDVPAFLGRRVLDDFPLARIAEYIDWSPYFMAWEMKGKYPAIFSDPVAGAEAKRLFDDAERLLQRILRERRLTARGVYGFWPANSEGDDIVLFTDESRSAELTRFHTLRQQWERKGQATFYSLADFIAPRESGRADYLGAFAVTTGIGCDALVREFETDHDDYQAISTKALADRLAEAFAELLHQQARADWGYGRDEHLSPLDLIAEKYRGIRPAPGYPACPDHTEKQILFDLLEAEKSADIHLTEHFAMLPAASVSGLYFAHPESRYFAVDRLTRDQVEQYAKRKRMTLAEVERWLAPNLGYEPTGG